CCCAACAACGTCATAAGAGATTCCATACAAGTTTTGATGTGGTGATTATAGCGCGGAGGTCCCACCCGTTCCCATCCCGAACACGGCCGTTAAGCTCCGCAGCGCCGATGGTACTGCATACGCGGTAGAGTAGGTCGTCGCCTCATCTTTATACTTCAAGCCCCTAACGCTATGCGTTCAGGGGCTTTTTTTATTTCCACACCTCCACAATACCATGAAATGGTTTTTAAACAGCTATTGTTTATATTTGCTGTATACAACCCATCAAATAAAAAAGCAGTAGACCATTGGAATTTAATTTAGCCCAAAACTTGAATATCAAAAAGGATATAACCTCATTCTTATCAGACTATAAAGAGAAATTGTCTGAACTTTTTACTGATAGAAATGATGAAAATGAAATGCTGGCCACCCGTGGCCTACCACCCTATGTTTTACGTGAAGTTTTAGAGCATAATCCATTATCCACATTCATTCCTAAAGAGTATAATGGAAGAGGAGCCATCACCAGTGAAGCACTTTCTATGCTGGAAACAACTTCATACCAATCATTACCTCTATCATTAATGATGGGGATAAACGGTGCACTATTTCTGCAACCGGTTGCTAATTATGGTAAAGAGGAGGCACAAAAGTCTGTTTTTCAAAGATTCTTGCAAAAGAAAAATATGGGTGGACTAATGATTACAGAACCTGATTATGGTTCTGATGCTTTGAGGATGCAAACCAGTTTTGAATACGATGAAGATCAAGATTCATACTCTATAAAGGGATTAAAACATTGGGCCGGCTTAACAGGATGGGCCGATTTTTGGTTGATTACTGCCCGTGGAATGGATAAAAATGGTGAGTTGGGTCGAGATATAGGATTTTTTATCCATGACAGTTCCAATGGTGGTATTGAAGTATTGGAGTATTACAAAAATCTTGGTCTCTACATGCTTCCTTATGGAAAAAATAGTATTGACATCAATGTTCCTGGCACCCACAGATTAGAGCCTAATACTACCGGGGTTACGATGATGCTGGATATTCTTCATCGAAGTCGCCTTCAGTTCCCGGGTATGAGTACAGGTCATTTAAAGAGAATGTTGGATGAAGCTTTAGATCACTGTAGAACCCGATTGGTTGGCGGACAAAGCTTATTCAATTACGATCAAGTGAAAGAGAGATTAGCTCAGCTCCAGTCATACTTTACAGTAAGTTCGGCAATGAGCTTTTTCACGAGTACGAATATTCCCTTGGAGAAAAACACATCCCGCATGGATGTAGCAGCTAATTCAATTAAATCAGTGGTTACAGATTATATGCATGAAGCTTCCCAATCATTGATGCAGTTGGTGGGTGCAAAAGGATACCGTTTGGATCATATTGCAGGAAGAGCGATGGTAGACAGTCGTCCATTTCAGATATTTGAAGGATCCAATGACATACTCTATCAGCAAATATCAGAATCTGTGCTGAAAAAGATGAGAAAGAGTAAAGAAACGAATCTTTATAAATTCCTGAAAAGTTACTCTCTGACAGAGAATGCAGCCGATTATTTTAAAGATCTGCTCAATTTTGAAATTGATTATAAACTGCCTCAACGTAAGCTCGTTCAATTGGGCCGCGCTTTGGGTCGTATCGTATCTATGGAAATGACACTGAAACTGGGCAATACAGGCTTCAATTCCGATATGATTTCAAACAGTTTAAAAGTATTAAGATCAGAAGTTCATTCCTTAGTGAGTACGTTCAGTAACAATGAAGAGCCTTCCGTGCTTGAAGATTACAGTGATGACAGCAGCTGGCTCAAATTTGTGAAAGCTTAAAATGATCTTGAATTCCAATTTCGTTGCTAGATAGGCCTATCGAACATATAGTTGTACTAACCGGTGCCGGTATTAGTGCCGAAAGCGGACTCTCAACATTCAGGGATGCCGGTGGATTATGGGAAGGCTTCGATATTAATGAAGTAGCTTCTATAGAAGGATGGTATAGGAATCGGGAGAAAGTTCTTGATTTCTATAACATCAGAAGGAAACAAGCGGCACAAGCTAAACCCAATGAAGCTCACACCGCTCTGGCTGAATTAGAGAATCGGTATCAGGTAACCGTTGTGACTCAAAATGTAGATGATCTGCATGAGCGGGCCGGCTCTTCGGAAGTTATTCATCTGCATGGTAAACTCAGAGAAGCACGCAGCGAGGAGGATCCCGACCTAATCACAGATATTGGCGAAAATCCAATATCGATCGGACAAAAATCGTCTGATGGCACACAGTTAAGACCAAATGTAGTATGGTTTGGAGAACCGGTCCCGATGATTTCTAAAGCAGCAGAAGTTGTTTCTAAGGCAGACCTTTTTATGGTAATCGGCACATCATTAGCTGTTTATCCTGCAGCAGGATTGACGGATTATACACGGCCGGGAATTGATAAATATTTAGTGGATCCAGGTACACCCGAGTTATACTCTTTCGAAGGATGGGAGCACATCAAAGAAAGTGCTGCAAATGGAGTTCCAAAATTAATAGAAAAATTGTTAAACGAAGATTATGAGTAATAGAGCATCAGATAAAGAGAAAGAAGCATTGGAGAAATATCTGCTCCAGTTTTTAAACATTGAAAAGCAATTTCCACTCCTACCGGGTATAACCGATAGAAACGCCATTGCCGGTTTGATGGGAATTGAAACGGAAGAACTAACCAAATTAAGAAATCATTTTGCAGACAGTGCAAAGGATGCCGCGCTGGAATTGTTAAAAGAAGATGATATCACAGATTGGCTGGACGATCTGCCATTCAAAAAGGATGATACCATCGTGGCGTTAGGTGATTCGTCAACGGATGACCTGCAGGGGTGGTTTGAAATTTTTAAAAACTTACTGAATATCACCATTGAAGGTGCCGATTTTATATTTATAAACGCAGGTATAGCGAATAATACAACATCAGAGGCGCTGCGAAGAATGCATCGGGATGTGCTGGCTCATGAACCTGACTGGGTGATTGTGAGCTTAGGTACATTTGACACGATACGTCCACG
This is a stretch of genomic DNA from Rhodohalobacter barkolensis. It encodes these proteins:
- a CDS encoding acyl-CoA dehydrogenase family protein produces the protein MEFNLAQNLNIKKDITSFLSDYKEKLSELFTDRNDENEMLATRGLPPYVLREVLEHNPLSTFIPKEYNGRGAITSEALSMLETTSYQSLPLSLMMGINGALFLQPVANYGKEEAQKSVFQRFLQKKNMGGLMITEPDYGSDALRMQTSFEYDEDQDSYSIKGLKHWAGLTGWADFWLITARGMDKNGELGRDIGFFIHDSSNGGIEVLEYYKNLGLYMLPYGKNSIDINVPGTHRLEPNTTGVTMMLDILHRSRLQFPGMSTGHLKRMLDEALDHCRTRLVGGQSLFNYDQVKERLAQLQSYFTVSSAMSFFTSTNIPLEKNTSRMDVAANSIKSVVTDYMHEASQSLMQLVGAKGYRLDHIAGRAMVDSRPFQIFEGSNDILYQQISESVLKKMRKSKETNLYKFLKSYSLTENAADYFKDLLNFEIDYKLPQRKLVQLGRALGRIVSMEMTLKLGNTGFNSDMISNSLKVLRSEVHSLVSTFSNNEEPSVLEDYSDDSSWLKFVKA
- a CDS encoding SIR2 family NAD-dependent protein deacylase; the encoded protein is MLDRPIEHIVVLTGAGISAESGLSTFRDAGGLWEGFDINEVASIEGWYRNREKVLDFYNIRRKQAAQAKPNEAHTALAELENRYQVTVVTQNVDDLHERAGSSEVIHLHGKLREARSEEDPDLITDIGENPISIGQKSSDGTQLRPNVVWFGEPVPMISKAAEVVSKADLFMVIGTSLAVYPAAGLTDYTRPGIDKYLVDPGTPELYSFEGWEHIKESAANGVPKLIEKLLNEDYE
- a CDS encoding SGNH/GDSL hydrolase family protein, yielding MSNRASDKEKEALEKYLLQFLNIEKQFPLLPGITDRNAIAGLMGIETEELTKLRNHFADSAKDAALELLKEDDITDWLDDLPFKKDDTIVALGDSSTDDLQGWFEIFKNLLNITIEGADFIFINAGIANNTTSEALRRMHRDVLAHEPDWVIVSLGTFDTIRPRFMPKRTLLPLSETWENLATIGDAIKTVTDNPPIWISPQPVIPGLLDEMELFDFDINEKDLSQIRQILLGKAGYIVDPLGKRMGNPPEAWYYLSDGINPSLSGHVNTVRELIKTLATAEEKDGTMASVDFDPEE